The following DNA comes from Methermicoccus shengliensis DSM 18856.
ACAAAAAGAGCGGAGACCTGATTCCCATGGTCAACGCACTGTACAAGGCGTACTACGAGAACCTCTCAAAGTGCGTGGATGTGCGGTTTGGGGATGAGGTGTTTGTGAAGAGACAGGTGCGCTCAGAGATAGACGCAAAGAATGTGATGACAGTGCTGCGCTTCATCCACGAGGGAATAAGCGAGACCGAGCTTCCCAAGGTGCTCATCGAAGGGGGGAACATCCCGGAAAAGGACATGGGGGACATCGCCCGCTCAAAGACAATAGAGGATGTCGTAAATAAGGTGAGGAAATACTTTGACCTCACCCCTGCAATGGACGAGTACCAGCACACGGGCTCCATAGTGCCCTTTGAGGACATGCTCGAGCGGCTCGTGATGGAGGAGGGGCTTGCAAGACTCTCGCTGGGAAGCCTGTCCATGAGCGTCATCGTGCATTACCTCTATCTCAAGGAGGCAGAGGTATCCAACATCAGGAGAATCGCCAAGACAAAGGAGTATGGGATTCCTCCAGAGGAGACCGAGAGATACATCATAGGGATGGGCAAGCACAGCATACTCGGCAAGAAGATAGAGAGGTGATGGGATGGACACCTATGACAGGATAGCGGTGATTGGTGATGGTGCGATGACGCTGGGGTTCAGGCTGGCTGGTGTGGATGAGCACTACACCCTCCCCCCAGAGGAGGGTGCAAAGAAGCTCGAGGAGCTGCTCAAGGAGAGAGATGTGGGGATAATCATCGCAGACTTGAAAATAAGGGAGCACCTCCACTGGAGGCTTGCCAAGGAGCTGGAGCAGATGGCAAAACCCGTGGTGGTATTCATACCAGACAGAGAGGCTGCCAAGAGCGCTCCCGCCGAGACGCTGAGTGAAACCATCAAGAAGGCATTGGGAGTAGAGCTGATGAAATGAGGTGGGATAGTCATGGGAGTTCTTAGCAAGGTTTCTGGACCTGTGGTCGTTGCAGATGAGATGTACGATGCCCAGATGTACAATGTGGTACAGGTGGGCGAGCACAAGCTGATAGGTGAGATTATCAGGATCAGAGAAGACAAAGCCACAATTCAGGTATATGAAGATACCAGCGGGCTAACTCCCGGCGAGGAAGTTGTGAACACTCACATGCCCCTATCCACCATGCTTGGACCTGGGCTGCTAAGGTCCATTTATGATGGCGTCCAGCGCCCCCTCGACCTCGTTGCCCTCGAAGCTGGAGACTACATCCGAAGAGGTGTGCAGGTCAGCCCGCTCGACATGAAGAAAAAGTGGGACTTCGTGCCAGAGATGAAAGAGGGTGATGCCGTGCAGCCTGGCGCGATTCTGGGCACCGTGCAGGAGACCGCCGCCATCCAGCACAGGGTGCTCGTACCCCACGGGGTTGAGGGGTTCATCACCTCAATTGAGGATGGCTCCTTCACCGTGAATGACCCCGTGTGCACCATCAAGACGAAGCAGGGGGAGGAGAAGGACATACCGATGATGCAGAGCTGGTACGTCAGACGTGGGCGTCCGGTTGTGGAGAAGTACGAGCCCAACATCCCCTTGATCACGGGTCAGCGAGTTCTCGACACGTTCTTTCCGGTGGCCAAGGGTGGAATTGCGTGCATTCCCGGACCGTTCGGAAGCGGCAAGACTGTGACACAGCATCAGCTCGCCAAGTGGGCAGATGCCGACGTCGTGGTGTACATAGGATGTGGTGAGCGTGGCAACGAGATGACCGATGTGCTCACCGAGTTTCCAGAGCTGGAGGACCCAAAAACTGGGCTGCCGCTGATGGAGAGGACTGTGCTCATCGCCAACACATCCAACATGCCAGTGGCAGCGAGAGAGGCTTCCATCTACACGGGCATCACAATCGCCGAGTACTACAGGGACATGGGATATGATGTTGCCCTGATGGCAGACTCCACATCGAGGTGGGCAGAGGCGCTGCGAGAGATTTCAGGAAGGCTCGAGGAGATGCCGGGTGAGGAGGGATATCCAGCATACCTTGGAAGGAAGATCGCCGAGTTCTATGAGAGGGCTGGCAGGGTGAAGTGTATCGGCAACGGCAGGATGGGGTCTGTGAGCATCATAGGGGCTGTATCTCCCCCGGGTGGCGACCTCTCGGAGCCCGTATCGCAGAACACGCTGAGGGTGGCGAGGGTGTTCTGGGCACTCGATGCCTCACTCGCCCACCGCAGGCACTTCCCAGCCATCAACTGGCTGCTCTCCTACTCCCTCTATCTGGAGAACCTCGGGGAGTGGTTTAGCCAGAACATCTCCACCAACTGGATGCCTCTCAGGAACGAAGCCATGAAGGTGCTCCAGAAGGAAGCAGAGCTTCAGGAAATTGTGCAGCTCGTGGGCCCAGACGCCCTTCCAGAGGAGGAGAGAATGGTGCTCGAGAGTGCTCGCATGCTCAGAGAGGACTTTCTGCAGCAGAGTGCCTACCACGAGGTGGACACCTACTCCTCGCTCAAAAAGCAGTACCTCATGCTGCGGACCATCATGAAGTTCCACCAGCGCGCGATGGATGCCCTCTACATGGGTGTGAGCTTCGAGAAAATCAAGTCCATGCACGTAAGAAGCGAGATTGCGAGGATGAAGGAGATTCCAGAGGACATAATCGAGGAGAGGGTAGAGGAAATCAACGAACACATAGACAGGGAGTTCGAGGCTCTGCAGGGGTGAGAGAAGATGGCACTGAAGGAGTACGAGACTGTAAGAAACGTCGAGGGGCCTCTTATCTTCGTAGAGGGCGTGGAGGGCGTTGGCTATGGTGAGATGGTGGAGGTCACCATGCCCTCTGGTGAGAAAGTGAAGGGGCAGGTGCTCGAGACCAGCAAGGGAATGGCAGTGGTGCAGATATTCGGAGACACCACTGGCCTTGGCACGAAGAGCACGAGGGTGAGGTTTCTGGGGGAGACCGCACGGCTCGGCGTATCTGATGAGATGCTCGGAAGGGTGTTCTCTGGCCTTGGAGAGCCAAGGGACAAGGGACCTGCCATCGTCGCCAAGGAGAAGGTCGAGATCATCGGGATGGCAATTAACCCCTACACCCGAAGGCCCCCTGCTGAGTTCATTCAGACTGGTATCTCCACCATCGATGGCATGAACACCCTTGTGAGGGGGCAGAAGCTTCCCATATTCTCTGCTGCGGGGCTTCCCCACAATGAGATGGCGGTGCAGATTGCGCGACAGGCAAAGGTGCTGAAGGAGGAGGAGGCGTTTGCCGTCGTGTTCGCCGCCATGGGCATCACTCACGAGGAGGCACAGTTCTTCATCAAGGACTTCGAGAGGACGGGAGCGCTCGAGAGAGCCGTGCTGTTCCTGAACCTCGCAGATGACCCCTCAATGGAGAGACTGATTGCTCCGAGAATGGCGCTCACAATGGCCGAGTACCTCGCCTTCGAAGAGGACATGCAGGTGCTCGTGATTCTCACCGACATGACCAACTACTGCGAGGCACTGCGAGAGATAGCCTCTGCGAGGGGCGAGGTGCCGGGA
Coding sequences within:
- a CDS encoding V-type ATP synthase subunit A; this translates as MGVLSKVSGPVVVADEMYDAQMYNVVQVGEHKLIGEIIRIREDKATIQVYEDTSGLTPGEEVVNTHMPLSTMLGPGLLRSIYDGVQRPLDLVALEAGDYIRRGVQVSPLDMKKKWDFVPEMKEGDAVQPGAILGTVQETAAIQHRVLVPHGVEGFITSIEDGSFTVNDPVCTIKTKQGEEKDIPMMQSWYVRRGRPVVEKYEPNIPLITGQRVLDTFFPVAKGGIACIPGPFGSGKTVTQHQLAKWADADVVVYIGCGERGNEMTDVLTEFPELEDPKTGLPLMERTVLIANTSNMPVAAREASIYTGITIAEYYRDMGYDVALMADSTSRWAEALREISGRLEEMPGEEGYPAYLGRKIAEFYERAGRVKCIGNGRMGSVSIIGAVSPPGGDLSEPVSQNTLRVARVFWALDASLAHRRHFPAINWLLSYSLYLENLGEWFSQNISTNWMPLRNEAMKVLQKEAELQEIVQLVGPDALPEEERMVLESARMLREDFLQQSAYHEVDTYSSLKKQYLMLRTIMKFHQRAMDALYMGVSFEKIKSMHVRSEIARMKEIPEDIIEERVEEINEHIDREFEALQG
- a CDS encoding V-type ATP synthase subunit F, producing the protein MDTYDRIAVIGDGAMTLGFRLAGVDEHYTLPPEEGAKKLEELLKERDVGIIIADLKIREHLHWRLAKELEQMAKPVVVFIPDREAAKSAPAETLSETIKKALGVELMK
- a CDS encoding V-type ATP synthase subunit B, with the protein product MALKEYETVRNVEGPLIFVEGVEGVGYGEMVEVTMPSGEKVKGQVLETSKGMAVVQIFGDTTGLGTKSTRVRFLGETARLGVSDEMLGRVFSGLGEPRDKGPAIVAKEKVEIIGMAINPYTRRPPAEFIQTGISTIDGMNTLVRGQKLPIFSAAGLPHNEMAVQIARQAKVLKEEEAFAVVFAAMGITHEEAQFFIKDFERTGALERAVLFLNLADDPSMERLIAPRMALTMAEYLAFEEDMQVLVILTDMTNYCEALREIASARGEVPGRRGYPGYMYTDLSSIYERAGCIQGKKGTITQLPILSMPGDDITHPIPDLTGYITEGQIVISRELHRKGIYPPVDVLPSLSRLMNSGLGAGKTREDHRGVADQLYASYAEGRDVRNLAAVVGVEALTESDKKYLQFADEYEKRFVTQGRYENRDIEQTLDLGWELLSILPESELKRIKLDHIEKYGRPVWEKMKQQA
- the ahaC gene encoding ATP synthase A1 subunit C; translated protein: MTNRVFTYAYSNARIRAMKPELLTEEQMLNLIHVKSIPEMIAFLDNTPYKPYIAELSVEYSGVDLIELALSREFAATARKVRALTPRVARKTVNAILGKWDVWNLRTVLQAKRTGKEFKEIEPYLVFAGILTKEDIKALMDAKDVEGVVLALVGTKFHSLLTPHLDSYKKSGDLIPMVNALYKAYYENLSKCVDVRFGDEVFVKRQVRSEIDAKNVMTVLRFIHEGISETELPKVLIEGGNIPEKDMGDIARSKTIEDVVNKVRKYFDLTPAMDEYQHTGSIVPFEDMLERLVMEEGLARLSLGSLSMSVIVHYLYLKEAEVSNIRRIAKTKEYGIPPEETERYIIGMGKHSILGKKIER